CAACAGACAGGATGACGGTTTCAACTTCGTCGCCTTTCTTGTACTGACGAACCGCTTCTTCACCAGGCTCGTTCCAGCTGATGTCGGACAGGTGAACCAGACCGTCGATACCACCGTCCAGACCGATAAAGATACCGAAGTCAGTAATGGACTTGATCTTACCGGTGATGCGGTCACCCTTGTTGAAGTTGCTGGAGAAGTCTTCCCACGGGTTGGACATGCACTGCTTGATACCCAGGGAGATACGACGACGCTCTTCGTCGATATCCAGGATCATCACTTCAACTTCATCACCGACCTGAACAACCTTGGACGGATGGATGTTCTTGTTGGTCCAGTCCATTTCGGATACGTGAACCAGACCTTCAACACCTTCTTCCAGCTCAGCAAAGCAACCGTAGTCAGTCAGGTTGGTCACGCGGGCGTTGACCTTGGAACCTTCCGGATAGCGACCCTTGATATCCACCCAGGGATCTTCGCCCAGCTGCTTCAGACCCAGGGAAACGCGGTTGCGCTCACGGTCGAACTTCAGGACCTTGACGTTGATCTCGTCACCAACATTGACGATTTCGCTCGGATGCTTGATGCGCTTCCAGGCCATGTCGGTGATGTGCAACAGGCCGTCAACGCCGCCCAGATCCACGAATGCGCCATAGTCGGTCAGGTTCTTGACGATACCCTTGATTTCCAGACCTTCGGTCAGGGTTTCCAGCAGGGCTTCGCGCTCGGCACTGTTCTCAGCTTCCAGTACCGCACGACGTGAAACAACCACGTTGTTGCGCTTCTGGTCCAGCTTGATCACCTTGAACTCGAGTTCCTTGTTCTCCAGGTGCGCAGTGTCGCGAACCGGACGAACATCAACCAGGGAACCCGGCAGGAATGCACGGATGCCGCTCAGGTCGACCGTGAAGCCGCCCTTGACCTTGCCATTGATCACACCTTTAACGACTTCTTCGGCCTCGAAGCTCTTCTCGAGCACTTTCCAGGCTTCAGCGCGCTTGGCCTTCTCACGGGACAGACGGGTTGCACCGAAACCGTCTTCTACCGCGTCGAGAGCCACATCGACAACGTCACCAATCTGGATTTCCAGTTCGCCCTTGTCGTTCAGGAACTGGCTGGCAGGAATAGCGCCTTCCGACTTCAGGCCTGCGTTAACAGTGACCCAGTCGTTGTCGATATCAACCACGGTTCCCTGGACAATGGAACCCGGTTGCATGTCAATTTCTTTCAGGCTTTCTTCAAAAAGATCCGCAAAGCTCTCGCTCATTATGTGTCCTATGTGATCAACGCAAGTGTGCTCCGTGATACCAGCAACACGGTCTGTTCAAATTTGCCGAAAACCTGCCACAGGCTGGCAGAATACGCAGACTTCCGGCTTCCAACGACAAAAGGGTGCGGTCAGGCCTGACCTGCTGCGGCCATAACCTTTTCCAGCACCTCTTCTATGCTTAATCCCGTCGAGTCAATGACTTGCGCATCATCGGCGGGTCTAAGCGGAGCACTCGCCCGGTTCATATCCCGGTCGTCCCGTGCCCGTATCTCCTCTAAAAGGGCGTCAATACTAACATCGACACCGGCGTCCAGCAACTGGCGATAGCGTCGTTCCGCCCTTTCTTCTGCACTTGCGGTAAGGAAAATTTTTACCGGCGCATCGGGGAAAATCACCGTCCCCATATCGCGACCATCTGCTACCAGACCCGGAGCTTGGCGAAAATCCCGCTGGCGCTGGAGTAATGCGTCGCGTACAGCCTGGATAGCGGCGACCCGAGAGGCATTTTCACCGCAAGTCTCGGTCCGGATATCGGCCGTAACATCATCGCCACCCATCAATACCCGTGCCGGCTCACCAGGCGGCGTCGGCAGGAAAGCGACATCGAGTTTGCCCGCTACGCGGACCAAACCGTCGATGTCGGCAATGCCAATACCCTGACGCTGCGCCGCCAACGCTGTCAACCGATACAACGCGCCGCTGTCCAGGAGGTGATACCCAAGTCTTCGAGCGACCATTTGCGTAATAGTTCCCTTACCGGAACCACTCGGTCCGTCGATGGCGATCACGGGAATATCCTGCGGGTTCATGCCCCGGACTCCTCGACCTGGATGCGAATACCCACGGTCCTGGCAAGGTCAACAAAATTCGGGAAAGAAGTCGCCACATTGGCGCAATCGGTGATAACGACATCCCCTTCTGAGCGGAGCGATGCCACCGAAAAGGCCATGGCAATGCGGTGATCTCCATGACTGTTCACTGTACCGGACTGCATCGCCTGACCGCCCTGGATCACGATCCCGTCCTGCGTCACCGTGGTCTTGACACCCAGTTGGGCCAGACCGTCAGCCATCACCTGGATACGGTCGCTTTCTTTCACCCGCAATTCTTCTGCACCGGTGAGGACGGTTTCACCTTCGGCACAGACAGCCGCGATGAACAAAACCGGAAATTCGTCGATTGCCAAGGGCACCTGATCTTCCGGGATCTGGATCCCCTTGAGCTTCGCATGACGCACTCGCAGGTCAGCCACCGGCTCACCGCCGACCTCGCGCTCGCTCTCCACCACGATGTCGGCACCCATCTGCTTAAGAATATTGATGACGCCTACCCGAGTCGGGTTAATACCGACATGGCGCAATGTCAGATCGGCACCCGGCGTGATGGACGCGGCCACCAGGAAGAAAGCCGCAGAGGAAATATCCGCTGGCACATCGATAGGACCGCCAGTCAAGTGACCGCCGCCCTTCAGGTAAGCCGTTGCGCCATCGCGCCCAACGCTATAACCGAACCCGTTCAGCATGCGCTCGGTATGATCCCGTGTCGGCGCAGGCTCGGTGACGCGGGTTTCGCCGTCGGCATAGAGCCCTGCCAGCAGCAAACAGGATTTCACCTGGGCACTGGCCATAGGCATCACGTAGTTGAGGCCCTTCAGCGTCTGACCACCCTTGATCCGGAGCGGAGGTCGACCGCCTTCAGCGGTCTCGATTACAGCACCCATCTTACGCAGGGGGTCGGCGACCCGCCCCATGGGCCGCTTGGTCAGACTCTCGTCACCCGTCAACTCGGTATCGAACGCCTGCCCCGCCAACAACCCCGCAAACAGGCGCATCGCCGTTCCGGAGTTACCCAGGTAAAGCGGGCCGCGCGGGGCCTGTAGGCCGTGCAGACCGACACCGTGGATGCGCACGAAGCCCTTGTCCGGCCCCTCGATAGTCACCCCCATATCGCGGAAAGCCTGCAGGGTGGCCAGACTGTCCTCACCCTCGAGGAAACCCTCAACTTCGGTGACTCCCTTGGAAAGCGCACCCAGCATAATGGAACGGTGGGAGATGGACTTGTCGCCGGGCACGCGGATATCACCCCGCACTTCACCGCCGGACTGGAGCTTGAAGGTTACCTGTTTCTGACTCATGGTTGTCACGTACGCCTGTCCTGAAAGCATCTTGGAAAAATGATCCCGCGCCGCCTTGGCACGGCTGAACACCTGAAGGAGCCGTTTGCCGTCTCCAGTCTCGATCGCATTGCGCAACGTGGCGAGATCCGCGTTGAAATGATCGATAACACGAAGGACTGCGTCCCGATTGGAAAGAAAGATGTCATGCCACATTACCGGATCGCTGGCTGCGATGCGGGTAAAGTCGCGGAAACCGCCAGCGGCATAACGGAAGATTTCGAGGTTGTCGTCCTCACCTGCCAGGGTATCGACCAGTGAGAACGCGATCAGGTGCGGTAAGTGGCTGGTGGCCGCCAGCACTTCGTCATGATGTGCCACCGGCATGGTGAGCACCGTCGCGCCGCATCCGCCCCAGAGTGCCTTGAGACGCTCCAGTTTTGCGGAATCACTGGTTTCCGACGGCGTCAGGATCACCTTGTGTTTGGCGAATAAGTCGGCACGAGCGGCAGAAATCCCGCTTTTCTCGGACCCAGCAATGGGATGCCCCGGGATCACCCAGTCGGGCCAACGACCAAACACCGATTGCACGGCACTGACAAAACTGCCTTTGGTACTGCCGACGTCGGTCAGCAACACGTCCGATGCAAGGTGGGGCCGGATTTCGGCCAACACGGTCTCCATGGCGCGTACGGGCACGGCCACAACCACCAGGTCCGCATCCTTTATTGCCGTCGCCACCGATTCGGCGGCCTCGTCTATAACGCCCAGTTCAAGACCACGCTGGACCTCACCCTGCCGTTGATCGACACCGACAACCCATGCCGCCAACCCCTGCTCTCGCACAGCCTTGGCCAGCGAGCCGCCAATCAGCCCCAGACCGATAACGGCCATGCGCTGGAATAGCGGTCCTGACGAAGTCAGCGATTGCATAGGGTCAGCCATTCAGTGACTCCAACACCTCTTTGAGCGCATCAAGGCAGCGGGCATTCTCTGCCTCGAGACCAACGGAAATCCGCAAATGCCGCGGCATACCGTAGCCACCGATGGGCCGGACGATAACGCCACGCTGCAGCAGACCCTGGAAAACCTGGTCTGCCCGCTCACCGACATCGACAGCGATAAAATTACCGCTGGACGGGATATATTCCAGTCCCAGGGCTTCAAAACCCGCAGCCAGTTGCCTGAGACCGCTACGATTGACCTCACGGGAGCGCTGCAGGTAGTCCTCGTCATCCAGCACCGCGGTCGCCGCCGCCAAGGCTATTGTATCCACATTAAACGGCTGACGGACCCGATTCAAAACATCCGCGATAGCGGCGGACGAAACGGCATAGCCCACACGCAGCGCGGCCAGGCCCCAGGCCTTGGAGAAGGTACGGGCCACCACCAAGTTGGGGAAATCCGGCAACAGGTCAATGCCATCGGGGAATTCGTCGCCCTCGAAATACTCGCAGTAGGCCTCGTCGAGTACGACCACCACATGCTCCGGCACCTTGCGCAGGAACTGGACGATAGCATCGCGTCCGACAGCGGTGCCGGTAGGGTTATTGGGATTCGCAACAAAGACGATGCGCGTGCGGTCGTTAATGGCCGCGGCCATGGCGTCAAGGTCGTGCCCCCACTCTTTCGCGGGAACAGACACGCCGGTGGCGCCGACGGCCATGGTGGAAATCGGATAAACGGCAAAGGCGTACTGAGAAAAAATGACTTCGTCGCCAGCATCGGCAAAGGCACGGATCACCAAGTCCAGCACGTCATTGGAGCCGTTGCCCAGCGTCAGTTGGGCCGGGGATACGGACAGACGGGCGGCCAGCTTCTGCTTCAGGTTGAAACCGTTGCCGTCAGGATAGAGACACATCTCGTCCAGCGCCTTGCGAGCCGCTTCCAGCGCCTTGGAGCTGGGGCCGAGTGGGTTCTCGTTGCTGGCCAGCTTGATGATTTGCGAGGGATCCAGCCCCAGCTCCCGGGCGACTTCGTCGATGGGTTTCCCCGGCTGGTAAGGCTGGAGGCCACGCACCCCGGCCACTGCCCGGGACTTGAAATCGATCGACATATCATCTCCTGACAGAGTCCAATTCATGCGAGGCCTAGTGTGCCGTTCGGTTAATTCGCTGACCTCACACCTTAGCGCGTCATTACGCGCATCAAAGCACGCCGATTGGATAGGATCCCAGCCGCTTGAGCTCGACGGCCTCGGCATCGACTTCCTGCAACACCGTCTGAACCTGCGGATCGTCGGCGTGGGCCTCGAAATCGATATAGAACACATAGGCCCAGGTGCCGCTTGGCGACGGCCGGGTTTCGAGCCGGGTCAGGCTCAGCCCGTGACGGTGGAAAGGCTCGAGAAGCTCGTATAGCGCGCCCGGTTTGTTGCGCATGGACACAAGAATGGAGGACTTGTCGTGACCGCTGGGGCCCACCTCTTCGCGTCCGATGATCAGGAAACGCGTGGTGTTGTCCGGCCGGTCCTCGATCGTCGCAGCCAGCTTGCGCAGATCATAGAGTTCGGCCGCCATATCGCCTGCAATGGCTGCGGCGCCAGGCTCGCTGGCTGCCCGCCGCGCAGCCTCGGCGTTACTGCTGACCGCGACGCGCTCCACTTCATGCCAGTGGGTATCCAGCCACTTGCGACATTGGGCAAACGACTGCTGATGGGAATAGATCCGCTTGATGGCTTTCTTGTCCGTACCATCTGCAATTAAGAGATGATGGTGGATGCGCAGCTGGACCTCGCCGCAAATTTTCAGGGACGAAGATATGAACATATCAAGGGTGTGATTGATCATACCCTCGGTCGAATTCTCAACCGGCACCACCCCGTAATGCGCCTCGCCCGATTCAACTTCGCGGAATACATCATCGATCGCCGGCAACGGAATGCTGACAACCGAGTGCCCAAAGTGCTTGAGCGCCGCCGCCTGGGTGAAAGTGCCTTCCGGACCCAGGAACGCGATATGCATCGGCTTTTCCAGTGCGAGACAAGCGGACATGATTTCCCGGAACAGACGCGCCATTTCCTCGCCGGACAGCGGCCCCGGATTTTCGGCCTTGATGCGGCGCAGCACCTGGGCTTCCCGCTCCGGCCGATAGAAGAACACATCCTCATTCGGGCGCGACGCCATCTTGACGTGAGCCACCTCCTGGGCGCACTGGGCCCGGGCGCTGATCAGGTCCATGATCTGCTTATCGAGGCTATCGATACGGTCGCGCAATTCGGCCAGGCGGGTCTGCTCGTCACTCATGTCCCGCCCGCTCCTTCTCGAAGGCCTTCATGTAGTCGATCAACGCATCGACTCCCGCTTCCGGCATGGCGTTATAAATAGAGGCACGCATACCGCCCACCGTCCGGTGACCCTTGAGGTTAAGCAGGAAGCGCTCTTCCGCGCCTTTCAGGAAAGCGCTGTTGAGGCTGTCGTCCGCCAGGGTGAACGGCACATTCATCCAGGAGCGGAATCTCGGTTCGATGGGATTGGCGTAGAAGTCGCTGTTATCGATATAGCCGTACAGCTTGTCCGCCTTGCGCTTATTGATCTCGCCCATGGCGGCGACGCCGCCCTGAGCCTTGAGCCACTTGAACACCAGGCCGGCCAGGTACCAGGAATAGGTAGCCGGCGTGTTGTACATGGAGTCGTTGTCGGCGATGACCTTGTAGTCCAGCATGGTCGGCGTGCCGGACTGGGCATGACCCAGCAAATCCTTACGGATAATCACTACCACCAGCCCGGATGGACCGATGTTCTTCTGGGCGCCGGCGTAGATCAGGCCGAACTTCGAAATATCCAGCGGACGTGACAACATGGAGGAAGACATATCCGCCACCAGCGGCACGTCACCGGAATCCGGGATGAAATCGTACTCCAGCCCACCGATGGTCTCGTTCGGCGTGTAATGCAGGTAGGCGGCCTCCGGATTGGTTTTCCAGGAAGCTTGATCGGGAACCGTGGTAAAGCCCTGCTCTTCGCTGGACGCTGCCACATTCACCTCACCAAAACGCCTGGCTTCGGCGATGGCCTTCTTCGACCAGATCCCGGTGTTGACGTAATCCGCCGGCGACTTGCCGCGCATCAGGTTCAGCGGCACCGTCGCAAACTGGCTGCTGGCACCACCCTGCATGAACAGGACTGCATAATCGTCGGAAATGCCGGCCAGCTCCCGCAGGTCCTGCTCGGCAGTCTGGGCGATGGCGACGAATTCGTCGCTGCGGTGACTCATCTCCATCACCGACATGCCCGTACCTCTCCAGTCCAGCATCTCCTCCTGGGCCTGCTGGAGCACCTCTGCCGGCAAGGTCGCCGGGCCTGCACAGAAGTTATACGCTCTGGTCATTACCGCCTGATCTCTCCGTTTCCGTGTTCGTGACAAGCGGACCTGTCTCAGTCCGCATCGCCCTCTTGCGCCGGCGCATCGTCGCCGTCGCTCGCTTCGCCTTCCTCACCGTCTTCGTCCAGGCCGCTGTCGGCAATCCGCTGGACTGCAACCAGACGCTCGTCTTCCTGGGTCAGACGAATCAGACGCACGCCCTGGGTATTCCGGCTCAGGACAGAGACTTCCTCGGTACTTGAACGCACCAGGGTGCCCTTGTCCGAGATCAGCATCATCTCGTCACTTTCGAACACCTGGGTAGCCGAAACCAGATTCCCGTTCCGCTCGGAGCACTGCATGGCGATAACACCCTGACTGCCACGACTATAGGCTGGGAACTCTTCGATCTGGGTGCGCTTACCGTAGCCGTTTTCACTGGCGGTCAGGATCATGCCACTTTCTTCCGGAATGATCAGGGATACGACAGTGTGACCTTCCGGCATACGGATACCGCGCACACCCCGCGCCGTACGACCCATGGCGCGAACCTGCTCTTCCTTGAAGCGCACCGCCTTGCCAGCGGAGGAGAACAGCATGACTTCGGATTCGCCCGCGGTAATCGCGGCGCCGATCAGGGTATCGCCTTCATCCAGGGACAGCGCAATCAGGCCGTTGGAACGCGGACGCGAGAAGTTCGGCAGCGGCGTCTTCTTGACCACACCGGCAGAGGTTGCCATCAGTACGTAGTGATCTTCCGGATAGTCGCGTACCGGCAGGAAGGTAGTGACACGCTCGTCCTCGTCCAGCGGCAGGATGTTCACCATCGGGCGACCACGAGCCGCGCGACTGGCCTGGGGAATCTCGAACACCCGCAGCCAGTACACCTTTCCTTTGTTGGTAAAACACAGGATGGTGTCGTGGGAGTTGGCAACCAGCAGTTTCTCGATGAAATCCTCTTCCTTCATGGTGGTCGAGGAGCGGCCGCGGCCACCGCGGCGCTGGGCCTGGTAGGCTTCCACCGGCTGGGTCTTGGCATAGCCGTTGTGGGAAATGGTGACCACCAGGTCTTCTTCGTCGATCAGGTCGGCAATGGTCAGGTCGCGGCGGGAGCTGATGATTTCAGTACGACGGGCATCGCCGAATTCGGAGACGACCGCTTCCAGCTCTTCGCGGATGACTTCCATCAACCGGGCCGGCTCGCTGAGGATATGCAGCAGCTCGGCGATCTTGTCGATGATTTCCTTGTACTCGTTCTGCAGCTTCTCGGTTTCCAGACCGGTCAGGCGGTGCAGACGCAGATCCAGGATAGCCTGGGCCTGTTCCGGTGACAGGTGGTAGAGTCCGTCACGCAGGCCGTAGATTTCCGGCAGGTCGTCTGGACGGCAAGCGTCCTGGCCGGCCCGATCCAGCATGTCGGAAACCTGGCCAGGCTCCCAGCCCTTGGCGATCAACTTTTCCTTGGCTTCGGCGGCGCTCGGTGACTGCTTGATCAGCTCGATCACTTCGTCGATGTTGGCCAGGGCGACTGTGAGGCCTTCCAGGATATGGCCGCGTTCGCGGGCCTTACGCAGTTCGTAGATGGTCCGACGGGTCACCACTTCGCGGCGATGACGGACGAACGCATCGAGGATTTCTTTCAGGTTGAGGATCTTCGGCTCGCCGTTGATCAAGGCAACCATGTTGATACCGAAGACGGTTTCCAACTGCGTGTGGGCGAACAGGTTGTTGACGACAACCTCGGCATTCTCCCCGCGACGCAGCTCGATCACCACGCGGATACCTTCCTTGTTGGACTCGTCGCGCAGCTCGGTAATACCTTCCAGCCGCTTTTCCTTGACCAGCTCGGCGATCTTCTCGATCAGGCGCGCCTTGTTCAACTGGTACGGCAACTCGGTAATGATGATGGATTCGCGGCCCGTCTTCTTGTCCTGCTCGATCTCGTGGCGGGCGCGGATATAAATACGACCCCGACCGGTACGGTAGGCCTCGATAATGCCGGCGCGACCGTTGATGATGCCCTCTGTGGGGAAATCCGGCCCCGGGATATGCTCCATCAACTCGTCGATGGTGATGTCCTGGTTGTCGATCAGCGCCAGACAGCCGTTGACGATCTCGGTCAGGTTATGGGGCGGAATATTGGTCGCCATCCCTACGGCAATACCGGAGGAACCGTTGACCAGCAGGTTGGGAATGCGGGTCGGCAGCACATCGGGAATCTGCTCGGCGCCGTCGTAGTTCGGTACGAAATCGACGGTTTCCTTGTCCAGGTCCGCCAGCAGCGAATGGGCAATCTTCTCCATGCGGATTTCGGTGTAACGCATGGCCGCCGCATTGTCGCCGTCGATGGAGCCAAAGTTGCCCTGACCGTCGACCAGCGGATAGCGCAAAGAGAACGGCTGAGCCATACGCACGATGGTGTCATAGACCGCAGAGTCGCCGTGGGGGTGGTATTTACCGATAACGTCACCCACCACACGGGCGGACTTCTTGTAGGCCTTGTTCCAGTCGTTGTTCAACTCGGACATGGCGAACAGGACACGGCGGTGAACGGGCTTGAGTCCGTCCCGGACATCGGGCAGAGCACGACCGACGATAACGCTCATGGCGTAATCGAGGTAGGACTGTTTCAGCTCATCTTCAATATTTACGGGCAGGATCTCTTTGGCTAATTCACCCATCGAGAAAGGTTCCTTTGCGTTTGCTGGAAGTCGTCGTTTTTATGGAATCGCGACATGACGATTCGCGCGTTATGGAACGCGGATTTCACCCTTGGGGAGCTTGCGCCTGATTCGATGTTGCTGGCGCTCTCTTTCCCCAATCCAAAGGGCATTTATAAGCGCGCAATCATACCACACTCGGGCCCTCAGAGTGACAGGCAAATAACGTTCAGGTGATGTCGGGAAAGGAAGGAAACGGGGGCGGGATGGCCCCCGGAAAGCAAACAATCAAGTCAGCACTATTCAGGGACTGATCAACGGCCAATTAAGGGAAGCGGCAGTTGACCAAAAGACGATCAATTGAAGACCACGGTCTTGTTCTCGTGGGTGATGACCCGGTCTTCGATATGGGCCCGCAAGCCCCGGGCAAGGACGTTTTTCTCCACATCCTTACCCAGACGCACCATGTCCTCGATGGCGTCGCTGTGATTTACGCGGATAACGTCCTGCTCGATGATCGGACCTTCATCCAGGTCCTGGGTAACGTAATGGCAGGTAGCACCGATCAGTTTCACGCCGCGGTTGTAGGCCTGATGGTAAGGCCGGGCGCCGGCGAAGGACGGCAGGAAGCTGTGGTGGATATTGATCACCTTGCCGGAATACTGCTCGCACAGTTCCGGCGGCAGGATCTGCATGTAGCGGGCCAGCACGATGACATCGGCATCATAGCCACTGAACAGCTCACCGATCTCGGCAAAAGCCTCAGCCTTGTTGTCTTTGGTCACCGGTATATGGTGATAGGGAATATCATGCCACTCCACCATGCGGCGCAGATCGTCGTGATTGGAAATCACCGCCACGATCTCGGCGTTGAGTTCCTTGCTGTGCCAGCGGTGCAGCAAGTCAGCCAGGCAGTGGGATTCCTTGCTGCACATCAGCACCACTTTCTTGGGTACCGCGGAGTCAGCCACGTGCCAGGTCATGTCGAATTCCCGGGCGATCGGCTCGAAAGCAGCGCGGAACTGGTCGAGACCGAAAGGAATCGAGCTGGCCTTGATCTCATGGCGCATGAAGAACCAGCCGGCCTGGTTGTCGGCGTGGTGACTGGCTTCGGTGATCCAGCCGTTATAGGTAGTCAGGAAATTACTGACCTTGGCCACAATGCCAACCCGGTCAGGACAGGAAATCACCAGACGATACGTATGTTCCATGCGTTACCACAGCCCCATGCCTTACTTGAAACCATTTGAATCCGGGATGCCTAAGAGAGCCAATCTGGATGGCATGCGCCCCTGGAAAACGGTGCATGATAACGGATTGGCCGGGCCGGCGTAAGCCACCAACCCGGCAGGAAGCATCCGTATTTACTCGGTGATTCCCATCATTC
The window above is part of the Marinobacter nanhaiticus D15-8W genome. Proteins encoded here:
- the gyrA gene encoding DNA gyrase subunit A, with the protein product MGELAKEILPVNIEDELKQSYLDYAMSVIVGRALPDVRDGLKPVHRRVLFAMSELNNDWNKAYKKSARVVGDVIGKYHPHGDSAVYDTIVRMAQPFSLRYPLVDGQGNFGSIDGDNAAAMRYTEIRMEKIAHSLLADLDKETVDFVPNYDGAEQIPDVLPTRIPNLLVNGSSGIAVGMATNIPPHNLTEIVNGCLALIDNQDITIDELMEHIPGPDFPTEGIINGRAGIIEAYRTGRGRIYIRARHEIEQDKKTGRESIIITELPYQLNKARLIEKIAELVKEKRLEGITELRDESNKEGIRVVIELRRGENAEVVVNNLFAHTQLETVFGINMVALINGEPKILNLKEILDAFVRHRREVVTRRTIYELRKARERGHILEGLTVALANIDEVIELIKQSPSAAEAKEKLIAKGWEPGQVSDMLDRAGQDACRPDDLPEIYGLRDGLYHLSPEQAQAILDLRLHRLTGLETEKLQNEYKEIIDKIAELLHILSEPARLMEVIREELEAVVSEFGDARRTEIISSRRDLTIADLIDEEDLVVTISHNGYAKTQPVEAYQAQRRGGRGRSSTTMKEEDFIEKLLVANSHDTILCFTNKGKVYWLRVFEIPQASRAARGRPMVNILPLDEDERVTTFLPVRDYPEDHYVLMATSAGVVKKTPLPNFSRPRSNGLIALSLDEGDTLIGAAITAGESEVMLFSSAGKAVRFKEEQVRAMGRTARGVRGIRMPEGHTVVSLIIPEESGMILTASENGYGKRTQIEEFPAYSRGSQGVIAMQCSERNGNLVSATQVFESDEMMLISDKGTLVRSSTEEVSVLSRNTQGVRLIRLTQEDERLVAVQRIADSGLDEDGEEGEASDGDDAPAQEGDAD
- a CDS encoding bifunctional prephenate dehydrogenase/3-phosphoshikimate 1-carboxyvinyltransferase codes for the protein MADPMQSLTSSGPLFQRMAVIGLGLIGGSLAKAVREQGLAAWVVGVDQRQGEVQRGLELGVIDEAAESVATAIKDADLVVVAVPVRAMETVLAEIRPHLASDVLLTDVGSTKGSFVSAVQSVFGRWPDWVIPGHPIAGSEKSGISAARADLFAKHKVILTPSETSDSAKLERLKALWGGCGATVLTMPVAHHDEVLAATSHLPHLIAFSLVDTLAGEDDNLEIFRYAAGGFRDFTRIAASDPVMWHDIFLSNRDAVLRVIDHFNADLATLRNAIETGDGKRLLQVFSRAKAARDHFSKMLSGQAYVTTMSQKQVTFKLQSGGEVRGDIRVPGDKSISHRSIMLGALSKGVTEVEGFLEGEDSLATLQAFRDMGVTIEGPDKGFVRIHGVGLHGLQAPRGPLYLGNSGTAMRLFAGLLAGQAFDTELTGDESLTKRPMGRVADPLRKMGAVIETAEGGRPPLRIKGGQTLKGLNYVMPMASAQVKSCLLLAGLYADGETRVTEPAPTRDHTERMLNGFGYSVGRDGATAYLKGGGHLTGGPIDVPADISSAAFFLVAASITPGADLTLRHVGINPTRVGVINILKQMGADIVVESEREVGGEPVADLRVRHAKLKGIQIPEDQVPLAIDEFPVLFIAAVCAEGETVLTGAEELRVKESDRIQVMADGLAQLGVKTTVTQDGIVIQGGQAMQSGTVNSHGDHRIAMAFSVASLRSEGDVVITDCANVATSFPNFVDLARTVGIRIQVEESGA
- the hisC gene encoding histidinol-phosphate transaminase is translated as MSIDFKSRAVAGVRGLQPYQPGKPIDEVARELGLDPSQIIKLASNENPLGPSSKALEAARKALDEMCLYPDGNGFNLKQKLAARLSVSPAQLTLGNGSNDVLDLVIRAFADAGDEVIFSQYAFAVYPISTMAVGATGVSVPAKEWGHDLDAMAAAINDRTRIVFVANPNNPTGTAVGRDAIVQFLRKVPEHVVVVLDEAYCEYFEGDEFPDGIDLLPDFPNLVVARTFSKAWGLAALRVGYAVSSAAIADVLNRVRQPFNVDTIALAAATAVLDDEDYLQRSREVNRSGLRQLAAGFEALGLEYIPSSGNFIAVDVGERADQVFQGLLQRGVIVRPIGGYGMPRHLRISVGLEAENARCLDALKEVLESLNG
- the pheA gene encoding prephenate dehydratase; protein product: MSDEQTRLAELRDRIDSLDKQIMDLISARAQCAQEVAHVKMASRPNEDVFFYRPEREAQVLRRIKAENPGPLSGEEMARLFREIMSACLALEKPMHIAFLGPEGTFTQAAALKHFGHSVVSIPLPAIDDVFREVESGEAHYGVVPVENSTEGMINHTLDMFISSSLKICGEVQLRIHHHLLIADGTDKKAIKRIYSHQQSFAQCRKWLDTHWHEVERVAVSSNAEAARRAASEPGAAAIAGDMAAELYDLRKLAATIEDRPDNTTRFLIIGREEVGPSGHDKSSILVSMRNKPGALYELLEPFHRHGLSLTRLETRPSPSGTWAYVFYIDFEAHADDPQVQTVLQEVDAEAVELKRLGSYPIGVL
- the serC gene encoding 3-phosphoserine/phosphohydroxythreonine transaminase — protein: MTRAYNFCAGPATLPAEVLQQAQEEMLDWRGTGMSVMEMSHRSDEFVAIAQTAEQDLRELAGISDDYAVLFMQGGASSQFATVPLNLMRGKSPADYVNTGIWSKKAIAEARRFGEVNVAASSEEQGFTTVPDQASWKTNPEAAYLHYTPNETIGGLEYDFIPDSGDVPLVADMSSSMLSRPLDISKFGLIYAGAQKNIGPSGLVVVIIRKDLLGHAQSGTPTMLDYKVIADNDSMYNTPATYSWYLAGLVFKWLKAQGGVAAMGEINKRKADKLYGYIDNSDFYANPIEPRFRSWMNVPFTLADDSLNSAFLKGAEERFLLNLKGHRTVGGMRASIYNAMPEAGVDALIDYMKAFEKERAGHE
- the cmk gene encoding (d)CMP kinase, coding for MNPQDIPVIAIDGPSGSGKGTITQMVARRLGYHLLDSGALYRLTALAAQRQGIGIADIDGLVRVAGKLDVAFLPTPPGEPARVLMGGDDVTADIRTETCGENASRVAAIQAVRDALLQRQRDFRQAPGLVADGRDMGTVIFPDAPVKIFLTASAEERAERRYRQLLDAGVDVSIDALLEEIRARDDRDMNRASAPLRPADDAQVIDSTGLSIEEVLEKVMAAAGQA
- the rpsA gene encoding 30S ribosomal protein S1: MSESFADLFEESLKEIDMQPGSIVQGTVVDIDNDWVTVNAGLKSEGAIPASQFLNDKGELEIQIGDVVDVALDAVEDGFGATRLSREKAKRAEAWKVLEKSFEAEEVVKGVINGKVKGGFTVDLSGIRAFLPGSLVDVRPVRDTAHLENKELEFKVIKLDQKRNNVVVSRRAVLEAENSAEREALLETLTEGLEIKGIVKNLTDYGAFVDLGGVDGLLHITDMAWKRIKHPSEIVNVGDEINVKVLKFDRERNRVSLGLKQLGEDPWVDIKGRYPEGSKVNARVTNLTDYGCFAELEEGVEGLVHVSEMDWTNKNIHPSKVVQVGDEVEVMILDIDEERRRISLGIKQCMSNPWEDFSSNFNKGDRITGKIKSITDFGIFIGLDGGIDGLVHLSDISWNEPGEEAVRQYKKGDEVETVILSVDPERERISLGIKQLESDPFAEFVQLNDKGSIVKGTVTAIDAKAATVALNDEVEAVLKASEISRDRVEDARNVLNEGDEVEAKIISIDRKNRVINLSVKSKDVEDDKAALQSVREKSAETSGATTIGDLIKEQMQQQNANKE